Proteins from a genomic interval of Clostridium sp. 'deep sea':
- the gpr gene encoding GPR endopeptidase: protein MNSINISDLLQRCDLALEAQEMVTKGVRGNIKGVQTETIKTEHAIIHRTTVLNEQGARAIGKQPGRYITLEVPKIRMQDFEANDKISYVFAKELRGLYNLNPNTVALVVGLGNWNVTPDALGPKVVSELFVTRHLYTYMPEVLEKTAHNVAAIAPGVLGITGVETGDIIKGVVDQVKPDVIFCVDALAANNIDRLSTVIQIADTGIHPGSGVGNKRKSISKESMGVPVIAIGVPTVVHAITLISNAVNLIANQRRMDLGPDHDNVIRRTLDPYVGALVVTPKEVDVLIEDIAAVISNGFNNYFHDHHA, encoded by the coding sequence ATGAATAGTATTAACATTAGTGATTTGTTGCAGCGTTGTGATTTAGCTTTAGAGGCCCAAGAAATGGTAACTAAAGGGGTACGGGGTAATATAAAAGGTGTTCAAACAGAAACCATAAAAACTGAACATGCTATTATTCACAGAACCACAGTTTTAAACGAACAAGGTGCCAGAGCTATAGGTAAACAGCCGGGCCGATACATAACCCTAGAAGTGCCTAAAATACGTATGCAGGATTTTGAGGCTAATGACAAAATTAGTTATGTTTTTGCCAAAGAACTTAGGGGTTTGTATAACCTTAATCCTAACACTGTTGCCTTAGTAGTAGGTTTAGGTAACTGGAATGTTACTCCCGATGCACTAGGACCAAAGGTTGTCAGTGAATTATTTGTAACAAGGCATTTATATACCTACATGCCCGAGGTGCTCGAAAAAACAGCGCATAATGTAGCAGCCATAGCTCCAGGTGTTTTAGGCATAACTGGTGTTGAGACTGGAGATATCATTAAGGGTGTAGTAGATCAAGTTAAGCCAGATGTTATATTCTGTGTAGATGCATTAGCAGCCAATAATATCGATCGCCTAAGCACTGTAATCCAAATTGCCGACACAGGCATTCACCCAGGCTCGGGGGTTGGAAATAAGCGTAAATCAATTAGTAAAGAATCAATGGGTGTTCCTGTTATAGCTATTGGAGTGCCAACAGTTGTGCATGCCATAACCTTAATTAGTAATGCCGTTAATTTAATAGCAAATCAACGACGTATGGATCTTGGTCCAGACCATGACAATGTTATTAGGAGAACATTAGATCCATATGTAGGGGCATTAGTAGTAACTCCAAAAGAGGTAGATGTATTAATTGAAGATATTGCAGCTGTAATTTCTAATGGATTTAACAATTATTTTCACGATCATCATGCATAA